From Spartinivicinus ruber, the proteins below share one genomic window:
- a CDS encoding siderophore-interacting protein, producing the protein MSNQTAEAAKLAINHNGPKRTPPRLLQVVKTECISPHMQRITLSGDAIKDFPEDRNGAHIKVFLPLAHQDKPVLPTLGPKGIIWPPKEEKPITRTYSVRKYRREKEELEVDFVLHGHDSPASGWALKAKPGDFLGIAGPGGPDPLLAPADWHIIAGDMTALPAISALLEELPEYTSGHVFIEVTDESERQPLATRSVMEIHWLYRGNLTAGRSTLQLDAIKQVDKPENIEAVSAWVAGENNAVVNIRNYLKAKYGLTRKNLYAVPYWRDGFDEEGYHEDRHKVMDEEY; encoded by the coding sequence TTGAGTAATCAAACTGCTGAAGCAGCAAAGCTTGCTATAAACCACAATGGGCCAAAACGTACACCACCGAGGCTTTTGCAGGTTGTAAAAACGGAGTGCATTTCGCCTCATATGCAGCGTATTACACTTTCTGGTGACGCTATTAAGGATTTTCCTGAGGATAGAAATGGTGCGCATATAAAAGTTTTTTTACCGCTTGCTCATCAGGATAAACCCGTTTTGCCTACATTAGGCCCAAAAGGGATTATATGGCCACCGAAAGAAGAAAAACCCATTACACGCACTTATAGTGTACGTAAATATCGTCGTGAGAAGGAAGAACTAGAAGTAGATTTTGTATTACATGGTCATGATAGCCCAGCTTCTGGTTGGGCGCTTAAAGCTAAACCAGGTGATTTTTTAGGAATAGCTGGTCCTGGTGGGCCAGATCCACTGTTGGCACCTGCTGATTGGCATATTATTGCAGGTGATATGACGGCGTTACCAGCAATCTCCGCGTTGCTTGAAGAGTTGCCAGAATATACGTCAGGGCATGTGTTTATAGAGGTAACAGATGAGTCTGAACGGCAGCCATTAGCTACTCGATCAGTGATGGAAATTCATTGGCTATATCGAGGTAACCTGACTGCTGGGAGAAGTACCCTACAGTTGGATGCAATTAAGCAAGTAGACAAACCAGAAAATATAGAGGCTGTTTCAGCATGGGTTGCTGGTGAAAATAATGCAGTAGTCAATATCCGCAACTATTTAAAAGCTAAGTATGGGCTTACCAGGAAAAACTTATACGCTGTTCCTTATTGGCGTGATGGCTTTGATGAAGAAGGCTATCATGAGGATAGGCATAAGGTTATGGACGAAGAGTATTAA